In Urechidicola croceus, a single window of DNA contains:
- a CDS encoding ribonucleoside-diphosphate reductase subunit alpha, giving the protein MFVVKRDGRKEPVMFDKITARIRKMCYGLNKLVEPTKVAMRVIEGLYDGVTTSELDNLAAETAATMTVQHPDYAKLAARVAVSNLHKNTKKTFSEVITDLYEYVNPRTGKKAPLIADDTYKVIIDNAAKLDSTIIYNRDFNYDYFGFKTLERSYLLKLNGVIAERPQHMLMRVAVGIHLNDLDEAIATYELMSKKFFTHATPTLFNAGTPKPQMSSCFLLQMQDDSIDGIYDTLKQTAKISQSAGGIGLSIHNVRATGSYIRGTNGTSNGIVPMLKVYNDTARYVDQGGGKRKGSFAMYLEPWHADVFNFLDLRKNTGAEENRARDLFYAMWIPDLFMKRVQEDGEWTLMCPNECPHLFDTYGDEFEKLYEGYEKVGKGRKTIKARELWEKILEAQIETGNPYMLYKDAANRKSNQKNLGTIRSSNLCTEIMEYTAKDEVAVCNLASIAVSMFVTEDKDGKKFFNHKKLFDVTKKVTRNLDTVIDRNYYPVKEAENSNFRHRPVGLGIQGLADAFIMLRLPFTSDEAKKLNQEIFETLYFAAVTSSMEMAKAKGAYSTFKGSPMSEGEFQFNMWNVSEDDLSGRWDWKKLRKQVMKNGVRNSLLVAPMPTASTSQILGNNEAFEPYTSNIYTRRVLSGEFIVVNKHLLEDLVELNLWDNDMKESIMRANGSIQHIDEIPQDLKELYKTVWELSMKDIIDMARQRGYFIDQSQSMNLFMQDPDYSKLTSMHFYAWKSGLKTGMYYLRTKSAVNATQFTLSKKKDKVEDAPLTPEELKAMLIASQNNPDDCEMCGS; this is encoded by the coding sequence ATGTTTGTAGTAAAAAGAGACGGCAGAAAAGAGCCTGTGATGTTTGACAAGATCACAGCAAGAATTCGTAAAATGTGTTACGGATTAAACAAATTAGTAGAACCAACTAAAGTAGCAATGCGTGTAATTGAAGGATTATATGATGGAGTTACTACTTCTGAATTGGACAATTTGGCTGCCGAAACTGCTGCAACAATGACTGTGCAACACCCAGATTATGCTAAACTTGCTGCAAGAGTAGCAGTTTCAAACTTGCACAAGAATACTAAAAAGACATTTTCAGAGGTTATAACTGATTTATATGAATATGTAAATCCACGAACAGGAAAAAAGGCACCATTAATTGCTGATGACACATACAAGGTTATAATAGATAATGCTGCTAAATTAGATTCTACAATCATTTATAATAGAGACTTTAACTACGATTATTTTGGTTTTAAAACACTAGAACGCTCTTATTTATTGAAATTAAACGGAGTGATTGCTGAACGTCCACAGCATATGTTAATGCGTGTTGCTGTAGGTATTCATTTAAACGATCTTGATGAGGCAATAGCAACATATGAGTTGATGAGTAAGAAATTTTTTACACATGCAACACCAACATTATTTAATGCAGGAACACCGAAACCACAAATGTCTTCTTGTTTCTTATTACAAATGCAAGATGATAGTATTGATGGAATTTACGATACTCTAAAACAAACAGCTAAGATTTCACAATCGGCAGGTGGTATTGGTTTATCAATTCACAATGTTAGAGCAACGGGTTCATATATTCGTGGAACGAATGGTACTTCAAATGGAATTGTACCAATGTTAAAAGTTTATAACGATACAGCTCGTTATGTAGATCAAGGAGGCGGAAAACGTAAAGGTTCGTTTGCAATGTACTTAGAGCCTTGGCATGCGGATGTATTTAACTTCTTAGACTTGAGAAAAAATACAGGAGCTGAAGAAAATCGTGCGCGTGATTTATTTTACGCTATGTGGATTCCAGATTTATTCATGAAACGTGTTCAAGAAGATGGTGAATGGACGCTGATGTGTCCAAATGAATGTCCGCATTTATTTGACACATATGGTGATGAATTTGAAAAGTTATATGAAGGGTATGAAAAAGTAGGAAAAGGCCGTAAAACGATTAAAGCACGTGAGTTATGGGAGAAAATTCTTGAGGCACAAATCGAAACAGGAAATCCTTATATGTTGTATAAAGATGCAGCAAATAGAAAATCAAATCAAAAGAATTTGGGAACGATTCGTTCTTCAAATTTGTGTACCGAAATAATGGAGTATACTGCAAAAGATGAAGTTGCTGTATGTAACTTAGCATCTATTGCTGTTTCAATGTTTGTTACTGAAGATAAAGACGGCAAGAAATTTTTCAACCATAAAAAGTTATTTGATGTAACAAAGAAAGTAACTCGTAACTTAGATACGGTAATTGATAGAAATTATTATCCAGTAAAAGAGGCCGAAAATTCTAACTTCCGTCATAGACCAGTTGGTTTAGGAATTCAAGGATTGGCAGATGCTTTTATCATGCTACGTTTACCATTTACATCTGATGAAGCAAAAAAACTTAACCAAGAAATTTTTGAAACCTTATACTTTGCTGCTGTAACTTCATCTATGGAAATGGCAAAAGCAAAAGGAGCTTACTCAACATTTAAAGGTTCACCAATGAGTGAAGGAGAATTCCAATTTAATATGTGGAATGTATCAGAAGACGATTTAAGTGGTCGTTGGGATTGGAAAAAATTACGCAAACAAGTGATGAAAAACGGTGTTAGAAATTCATTATTAGTTGCTCCAATGCCTACAGCATCAACTTCACAAATCTTAGGAAATAATGAAGCCTTTGAACCATATACTTCTAATATTTATACTCGTAGAGTATTATCAGGAGAGTTTATTGTAGTGAATAAACACTTATTAGAAGATTTAGTAGAATTAAACCTTTGGGACAATGATATGAAAGAAAGTATTATGAGAGCAAACGGTTCTATTCAACATATAGATGAAATTCCACAAGATTTAAAAGAATTATATAAAACAGTTTGGGAATTGAGCATGAAAGATATTATAGATATGGCTCGTCAAAGAGGATACTTTATAGATCAATCTCAATCAATGAATTTATTCATGCAAGATCCTGATTATTCTAAATTAACTTCAATGCATTTCTACGCATGGAAATCTGGATTAAAGACAGGAATGTATTATTTAAGAACAAAATCGGCAGTGAATGCAACTCAATTTACTCTTTCTAAGAAAAAAGATAAAGTAGAAGACGCGCCATTAACTCCAGAAGAATTAAAAGCAATGTTGATAGCGTCTCAAAACAATCCTGATGATTGTGAGATGTGTGGATCATAA
- a CDS encoding DUF3109 family protein produces the protein MIQLGKTIISEEIIEKEFVCNLSACKGACCIDGDAGAPLDESELQIMMDIYPKVKPFLRKDGIKAIEDQGLFTTVDGEHETTLIDGKDCAYVIFDDKNTALCGIEEAYNQGEITWKKPISCHLYPIRVQDYSEFSAVNYHKWEICDDACSLGKELQVPVYKFVKQALVRKFGENWYAELEKTAEEYLKFKNK, from the coding sequence ATGATTCAACTAGGAAAAACCATTATTTCAGAAGAGATTATTGAGAAAGAATTTGTGTGCAATTTATCAGCATGTAAGGGCGCTTGTTGTATAGATGGTGATGCGGGTGCCCCTTTAGATGAAAGTGAACTTCAAATAATGATGGATATTTATCCAAAAGTAAAACCATTCTTACGTAAAGATGGTATTAAGGCCATTGAAGATCAAGGGCTTTTTACAACAGTAGATGGTGAGCACGAAACTACTTTAATTGACGGTAAAGATTGTGCTTATGTGATTTTTGATGATAAAAACACAGCTTTATGCGGTATAGAAGAAGCATATAATCAAGGAGAAATTACTTGGAAAAAACCAATTTCTTGTCATTTATATCCTATTCGTGTTCAGGATTATAGTGAGTTTTCAGCCGTGAATTATCACAAATGGGAAATTTGTGATGATGCATGTAGCCTTGGAAAAGAACTACAAGTACCAGTTTACAAATTTGTAAAGCAGGCTTTGGTTAGAAAATTTGGAGAAAATTGGTATGCTGAATTAGAAAAAACAGCCGAAGAATACCTAAAATTTAAGAATAAGTAA
- the glmS gene encoding glutamine--fructose-6-phosphate transaminase (isomerizing), producing the protein MCGIAGYIGYRDAYPIVIKGLQRLEYRGYDSAGILLYHNDVLITKTKGKVSDLEELMKSGASQKGGIGFGHTRWATHGVPNNVNSHPHVSNSGNLVIIHNGIIENYDAIKKELKSRGYTFQSDTDTEVLVNLIEEVKKKNDCKLGKAVQIALNQVIGAYAIAVFDKEKPDELVVARLGSPIAIGIGKENKEFFIASDASPFIEYTKNAIYLEDEEMAVIRVDKPIKIRKIKDDSVINHDIQELKLNLEQIEKGGYDHFMLKEIYEQPHAITDTYRGRLLANSGIIRMAGVDDHLERFVNAKRIIIVACGTSWHAGLVSEYLFEDLARIPVEVEYASEFRYRNPIITENDVVIAISQSGETADTLAAIKLAKEKGAFVFGICNVVGSSIARETHAGAYTHAGPEIGVASTKAFTTQITLLSLIALKLGKAKGSLSNALYHSYLQEMELIPKKVEMLLKTDEKVKYIASIYKDATNCLYLGRGYNFPVALEGALKLKEISYIHAEGYPAAEMKHGPIALIDENMPVFVIATSKGHYEKVVSNIQEIKSRSGKIVAIVTEGDTQVKEIADHVIEIPETEEAFTPLLTTIPMQLLSYHIAVMRGCNVDQPRNLAKSVTVE; encoded by the coding sequence ATGTGTGGAATTGCAGGTTATATTGGATATAGGGATGCCTATCCAATAGTTATTAAAGGACTTCAAAGATTAGAGTATCGAGGTTATGATAGTGCAGGAATTTTACTATATCACAATGACGTTTTAATTACCAAAACAAAAGGAAAAGTTTCCGATTTAGAAGAACTAATGAAATCTGGAGCCTCACAAAAAGGAGGAATTGGATTTGGTCATACTCGTTGGGCAACACATGGTGTTCCAAATAATGTAAATTCTCATCCACATGTATCAAATTCTGGAAATTTGGTTATTATTCATAATGGAATCATTGAAAATTATGATGCAATAAAGAAAGAATTAAAATCCAGAGGATATACTTTTCAAAGTGATACTGACACCGAAGTTTTGGTAAACCTAATTGAAGAAGTTAAGAAGAAAAATGATTGCAAATTAGGCAAAGCAGTACAAATTGCATTAAATCAAGTTATTGGTGCTTATGCAATTGCAGTTTTTGACAAAGAAAAACCGGATGAACTGGTAGTAGCAAGATTAGGGAGCCCTATAGCAATTGGGATTGGAAAGGAGAATAAAGAATTTTTTATTGCTTCCGATGCATCACCTTTTATAGAATATACCAAGAATGCCATTTATTTAGAAGATGAAGAAATGGCAGTAATTAGAGTAGATAAACCTATTAAAATCAGAAAAATTAAAGATGATTCAGTAATCAATCATGATATTCAAGAATTAAAATTAAATCTTGAGCAAATTGAAAAAGGCGGTTACGATCATTTTATGCTTAAAGAAATTTACGAACAGCCTCATGCAATTACTGACACTTATAGAGGAAGGTTACTTGCTAATAGTGGAATAATTAGAATGGCTGGTGTTGATGATCATTTAGAAAGGTTTGTTAATGCAAAAAGAATAATTATAGTTGCATGTGGTACTTCGTGGCATGCGGGATTAGTTTCAGAATATTTATTTGAAGATTTAGCAAGAATACCCGTAGAAGTTGAATATGCTTCCGAATTTAGATATAGAAACCCAATTATTACTGAAAATGATGTAGTAATTGCTATTTCTCAATCAGGTGAAACAGCAGATACTTTAGCGGCTATAAAATTAGCAAAAGAAAAAGGGGCGTTTGTTTTCGGAATATGTAACGTAGTGGGTTCATCTATTGCTAGGGAGACTCATGCTGGAGCTTATACACATGCTGGACCAGAAATAGGTGTGGCATCAACAAAAGCCTTTACAACACAAATAACACTATTATCTCTTATCGCATTAAAATTAGGAAAAGCAAAAGGAAGCCTTTCAAATGCTCTTTATCATTCTTATTTGCAAGAGATGGAACTAATTCCGAAAAAAGTTGAAATGCTTTTAAAAACGGATGAAAAGGTGAAGTATATCGCATCAATCTATAAAGACGCAACAAATTGCTTATATTTAGGAAGAGGATACAATTTCCCAGTAGCATTAGAAGGAGCGTTGAAATTGAAAGAGATTTCTTACATTCATGCAGAAGGGTATCCTGCTGCAGAAATGAAACATGGTCCAATTGCTTTGATAGATGAAAATATGCCAGTATTTGTTATTGCAACAAGCAAAGGACATTACGAAAAAGTTGTAAGTAATATTCAAGAAATAAAATCGCGCTCAGGAAAAATTGTTGCTATTGTAACAGAAGGAGACACACAAGTTAAAGAAATAGCAGATCATGTTATTGAAATTCCTGAAACAGAAGAAGCATTTACGCCATTATTAACAACAATTCCAATGCAATTACTATCTTATCATATTGCTGTAATGAGAGGATGTAATGTTGATCAGCCTAGAAATTTAGCAAAGTCAGTTACTGTAGAGTAA
- a CDS encoding MarC family protein, whose amino-acid sequence MSFNFKEIFTAFMVLFAVIDIIGNIPIIIDLRKKVGHIQSEKASLIAGFIMIIFMFLGQSLLSLIGIDVNSFAVAGSFILFFIALEMILGITLYKDHEEEAVSATVFPLAFPLIAGPGSLTTLLSLRAEFSMANIIVAILLNVIVIYVVLKTSTKIEKLIGANGINIIRKIFGVILLAIAVKLFAANIKELFI is encoded by the coding sequence ATGAGTTTCAATTTTAAAGAAATTTTTACTGCTTTTATGGTGTTATTTGCTGTTATCGATATTATAGGAAATATTCCAATAATTATTGATTTAAGAAAAAAAGTAGGACATATTCAATCTGAGAAAGCATCACTTATTGCCGGGTTTATAATGATTATTTTTATGTTTTTAGGCCAAAGTTTACTAAGTCTAATTGGTATCGATGTAAATTCATTTGCTGTGGCAGGTTCTTTTATATTATTCTTTATCGCTTTGGAAATGATATTAGGAATTACTCTTTATAAAGATCATGAGGAAGAAGCTGTATCTGCAACTGTGTTTCCGTTAGCCTTCCCTCTTATCGCTGGTCCTGGAAGTTTAACTACCCTATTATCTTTACGTGCAGAATTTAGCATGGCAAATATAATTGTTGCAATTTTATTAAATGTTATTGTAATTTATGTTGTGTTAAAGACATCTACAAAAATTGAAAAACTAATTGGTGCTAATGGTATAAATATTATTAGAAAAATATTTGGAGTTATCTTACTGGCAATTGCTGTAAAATTATTTGCTGCAAATATTAAAGAATTATTTATCTAA
- a CDS encoding ribonucleotide-diphosphate reductase subunit beta, translating to MSAIEPILQENKNRFVIFPIQHQDIWEWYKKQEASIWTAEEIDLHQDINDWENKLTDDERYFIKHILAFFAASDGIVNENLAENFVSEVQYSEAKFFYGFQIMMENIHSEVYSLLIDTYVKNDVEKDQLFRAIEVFPAIKEKAEWALKWIESDSFAERLIAFAAVEGIFFSGSFCSIFWMKKRGLLPGLTFSNELISRDEGMHCDFAVHLHNNHIVNKVPKERITEILTDALDIERGFITESLPVSLIGMNAKLMTQYLEFVTDRLLQEFGCDKVYNSSNPFDFMEMISLEGKTNFFEKRVSEYQKAGVKSGGTGSISFDADF from the coding sequence ATGTCTGCAATAGAACCCATATTACAAGAAAATAAAAATCGATTTGTTATTTTTCCAATTCAACATCAAGATATTTGGGAATGGTATAAAAAACAAGAGGCAAGTATTTGGACTGCTGAAGAAATTGACTTACACCAAGACATAAATGATTGGGAAAATAAATTAACAGATGATGAACGTTATTTTATTAAGCATATTTTAGCATTTTTTGCAGCATCAGATGGAATTGTAAATGAAAATTTAGCCGAGAATTTCGTGAGTGAAGTACAATATTCTGAAGCTAAGTTTTTCTATGGGTTTCAAATAATGATGGAAAATATTCATTCAGAAGTATATTCTTTATTGATTGATACCTATGTTAAAAACGATGTAGAAAAAGATCAATTATTTAGGGCAATCGAAGTTTTTCCTGCAATAAAAGAAAAAGCAGAATGGGCTCTCAAATGGATTGAAAGCGATAGTTTTGCCGAGCGTTTAATCGCATTTGCTGCAGTTGAAGGAATTTTCTTCTCAGGAAGTTTTTGTTCAATATTTTGGATGAAAAAGAGAGGTCTTCTTCCTGGGTTAACATTTTCAAATGAATTAATCTCAAGAGATGAAGGAATGCACTGCGACTTTGCCGTTCATTTACACAATAATCATATTGTAAATAAAGTTCCAAAAGAAAGAATTACAGAAATTCTTACGGACGCACTTGATATAGAAAGAGGATTTATAACGGAGTCATTACCAGTTAGTTTAATAGGTATGAACGCAAAATTAATGACGCAATATTTAGAATTTGTTACTGACAGATTATTGCAAGAATTTGGTTGTGATAAGGTATATAACTCTTCAAATCCATTTGATTTTATGGAAATGATTTCGCTTGAAGGAAAAACTAATTTCTTTGAAAAACGTGTGTCTGAATATCAAAAAGCCGGTGTAAAATCTGGCGGAACAGGTAGCATCTCTTTTGATGCAGATTTTTAG
- a CDS encoding FAD-dependent oxidoreductase gives MYDVLIIGGGVAGMSCALMLGSAKKQLYAKDKKIGIIIHQRTSSLQNALFNNVLGLSPNTTGASILKEGKDQLSTLYPHVTQINNEKVLKVEQHNDKTITVYSNKSSFKTKNIVVAVGPKNFAIKGLEEFVELHSKLTPEKERTQLKNSDHLVTSGIYVAGVLAGHRSQYAIAAGSGTSVATDILCNWNAGKPVKIHDSIIIE, from the coding sequence ATGTATGATGTATTAATTATTGGAGGTGGAGTTGCTGGAATGTCATGTGCTTTAATGCTTGGATCTGCCAAGAAACAGTTATATGCAAAAGATAAAAAAATCGGTATAATAATTCATCAAAGAACATCTTCTCTCCAAAATGCTCTTTTTAATAACGTACTTGGTCTTTCACCAAACACCACAGGTGCTTCTATCCTAAAAGAAGGAAAAGATCAACTTTCTACTTTGTATCCTCATGTTACACAAATTAACAATGAAAAAGTATTAAAAGTAGAACAGCATAATGATAAAACTATTACAGTTTATAGCAACAAAAGTTCTTTTAAGACTAAAAATATTGTTGTGGCTGTGGGGCCTAAAAATTTTGCAATTAAAGGTTTGGAAGAATTTGTTGAATTACATTCAAAACTAACGCCTGAAAAAGAAAGAACACAATTAAAAAATAGTGATCATCTGGTAACTTCTGGGATATATGTTGCTGGAGTGTTAGCAGGACATAGAAGCCAATATGCAATTGCTGCTGGAAGTGGAACTTCAGTTGCAACTGATATTTTATGTAATTGGAATGCTGGAAAACCTGTTAAGATTCATGATTCAATAATAATTGAATAA
- a CDS encoding DUF4270 domain-containing protein: MTTKVVRNFKHVMMFSLLIIGVMSCESDIEGVGVNLVENGVFDTQSFNSDVTAYNQNILKRRAHGLGQYLLGVYKNDNFGKFEASIVTQLTYQGLGDFGIDPSIDTVILHMPYQAIDTNSVANDPREFQLDSVYGNKDVEFNLNVYELDTYLNTLDPLNPSDELIYYSDQDYEYVSSPLFSGAFKPNAIDTVLYVKRQEIIIDSETLEHDIDTIKNAGVVPSIKIPLNEDFFTNNFLNNPSAFESTGTFIDFFNGLYIQATEGEDPASSVMSLNLAAAKMSIYFTNTVLTDETITTTNSDGDVVVVSETDLNNDGDTTDEDVPVRTKQTANFNFSGVTANTYTRDYTSSEVESALNNPNSTIGDEKLYIQGAAGSIALIDILKDEDIEELRANNWLINEAKISFYVDQEVVNSSDNFIPKRLFLYNYDENLQISDVITEGPTIFGGTLLMDDNGEPYKYQFNITDYLSKILDSNEPVDISKLALKVYNINDIPASVNDVIIDDYNWDPRGIVLHGSQSLNTEKRIKLEIIYSEIN, from the coding sequence ATGACAACAAAAGTTGTAAGAAATTTTAAACATGTAATGATGTTTTCATTACTGATTATTGGAGTTATGTCTTGTGAATCAGACATAGAAGGAGTAGGAGTAAATCTAGTTGAAAATGGTGTTTTTGACACACAATCATTTAATTCAGATGTTACAGCATACAATCAAAATATCTTGAAAAGAAGAGCCCATGGCTTAGGTCAATACTTACTGGGTGTCTATAAAAATGATAATTTTGGAAAATTTGAAGCTTCAATAGTAACACAATTAACATATCAAGGTCTTGGAGACTTCGGTATAGACCCATCAATAGACACGGTTATATTACATATGCCCTATCAAGCTATAGATACTAATTCTGTTGCCAATGATCCAAGAGAGTTTCAGTTAGACTCAGTTTATGGAAATAAGGATGTTGAGTTTAATTTAAATGTATATGAGTTAGATACATATTTAAATACATTAGATCCGTTGAACCCATCTGATGAGTTGATTTATTATAGTGATCAAGATTATGAATATGTATCATCACCTCTGTTTTCAGGTGCGTTTAAACCAAATGCTATTGATACAGTTTTGTATGTTAAAAGACAAGAAATAATAATTGATAGCGAAACATTAGAGCATGATATAGATACGATTAAAAATGCTGGGGTTGTACCATCAATTAAAATACCTTTAAATGAGGATTTTTTTACAAATAACTTTTTAAATAATCCTTCAGCTTTTGAGTCAACAGGAACATTTATCGACTTTTTTAACGGTTTATATATTCAAGCAACAGAAGGTGAAGATCCTGCATCATCAGTAATGTCATTGAATTTGGCTGCAGCGAAAATGTCAATTTATTTTACCAATACTGTATTAACTGACGAAACAATAACTACTACAAATTCAGATGGAGATGTAGTAGTTGTATCTGAAACTGATTTAAATAACGATGGAGATACAACAGATGAAGATGTTCCTGTAAGAACTAAGCAAACGGCGAATTTTAATTTTAGCGGAGTTACTGCAAATACTTATACAAGAGATTATACTTCTTCAGAAGTAGAATCGGCTCTAAACAATCCTAATTCGACTATAGGTGATGAAAAATTATATATTCAAGGTGCGGCAGGATCAATAGCCTTAATTGATATTTTAAAAGATGAAGATATTGAGGAATTAAGAGCTAATAACTGGTTGATTAATGAAGCGAAAATCTCTTTTTATGTTGATCAAGAGGTTGTTAACTCAAGTGATAATTTCATTCCAAAAAGATTATTTTTATATAATTATGACGAAAATCTTCAAATTTCCGATGTTATTACAGAAGGACCTACTATATTTGGAGGAACATTATTAATGGATGATAATGGCGAACCGTATAAGTATCAGTTTAATATTACAGATTACTTATCTAAAATATTAGATTCAAATGAACCAGTTGACATATCTAAATTGGCGCTAAAGGTTTATAATATTAATGATATACCAGCATCTGTTAACGATGTTATAATAGATGATTATAATTGGGACCCAAGAGGAATCGTATTACACGGAAGCCAATCATTAAATACAGAGAAAAGAATTAAATTAGAGATTATATATTCAGAAATTAACTAA
- a CDS encoding glycogen/starch synthase, protein MKDKRVLCVSSEVVPYLPETEMAKLSFDSARMVHSKGGQTRIFMPRFGLINERRHQLHEVIRLSGMNMIINDMDMPLIIKVASIPKERMQVYFIDNDEYFKRKATFTDDKGNLFDDNDERMIFFAKGIVETVKKLNWAPDIIHVHGWMASLLPIYLKEYYKDDALFMNSKIVTSLYNNNFEGTLNQELINKVSFDNIEEAKLSSIKEPIHANLLKIAIENSDAIIVASEDISEDLIDYAKSLDKPVLDFCQIDEFQEAYLNFYETEVLK, encoded by the coding sequence ATGAAAGATAAGAGAGTGTTATGTGTTTCGTCTGAAGTTGTTCCTTATTTACCAGAAACTGAAATGGCGAAATTGTCATTTGACTCTGCAAGAATGGTGCATAGTAAAGGAGGTCAAACGAGGATTTTTATGCCTCGTTTTGGCTTGATAAATGAACGTAGACATCAACTACACGAAGTGATTCGGTTGTCGGGTATGAACATGATAATTAATGATATGGATATGCCGTTGATTATTAAAGTTGCTTCTATTCCTAAAGAAAGAATGCAAGTCTATTTTATTGATAATGATGAATACTTTAAGAGAAAAGCAACATTTACAGACGATAAAGGTAACTTGTTTGATGATAATGATGAGCGAATGATCTTTTTTGCAAAAGGGATTGTTGAAACTGTTAAAAAATTAAATTGGGCTCCCGATATTATTCATGTACATGGATGGATGGCATCTTTATTGCCAATTTATTTAAAAGAATATTACAAAGATGATGCGCTATTTATGAATAGTAAAATAGTTACATCATTGTATAATAATAACTTCGAAGGAACGTTAAATCAAGAACTAATTAATAAAGTTAGTTTTGATAATATTGAAGAAGCAAAGTTGTCTTCAATAAAGGAACCAATTCATGCTAATCTACTAAAAATTGCAATTGAAAATTCAGATGCTATTATTGTGGCAAGCGAAGATATAAGTGAAGACTTAATTGACTATGCTAAATCTCTCGATAAGCCAGTACTTGATTTTTGTCAAATAGACGAGTTTCAAGAAGCATATTTGAATTTTTATGAAACAGAAGTTTTAAAATAA